CCCAGAGGCCCCGTCAGGCCCTTGGAGAGACCGTCCAGTACCCAGAGAAACAGAACCAGAGCGAAGCTGAGGATGGCGGCCAGAATGGTACTTTCGGTCAGGGATGAAATAAACATACCCAGGGAGAGAATGCCCGTGGCCATCAGCATCAATCCGGCATGACCGGTGATCAGGGTAGTCATGGGAAAGGCCGGAGTCGAGGCACTCAGAACGATCGTTTCATAGACCATCAGGGGCAGAATCAGGGTGAAGAAAAAAGTGGTCACCCCTAGGAGTTTGCCCAGAGCTACGGCCCAGTTGGCGATCGGAGAGGTGGCCAGAAGCTCCAGGGTGCCACGCTTCCGTTCTTCGGCGTACAGACCCATGGAGAGGATGGGCAGAATGAACAGGGAGAGAAAACCCATCACCCCCAGGAAGTCTTGCAGGATAATAAAGGGCATATCGGTGGGGCGGCCCTGCAAACTACTGTCTACGGCCAGGGCAAAGGCTCCCCGCAGCACAATCAGGAAAAAGAAGCCTGCCAGGAGCCAGAAGATCCCAGCAACTCCGTAGGCCAGGGGGGAAGCAAAGTAGCTCTGGAGTTCCTTCTGATAGATGGCCACAATGCTGTTGATCATTCGTCTCATCTAAGTGGCCTCCTCGATAGATGCTGTAGATTCTGCCGACGACAGATCATGATAGGCATCTGAGTTGTCCGATGCCAGGGACTCTGTCAGGGTCTGTTCTGCCATTGTCAGCTCTAGGAAGACATCCTCCAGGCTGAGCCGGGTCCGTTTCATCTCATACAGACCCAGATTTGCCCCGACGATCGCCGCAGCCAGTTCTCGACCCATCTCCTGACCATTCTCCAGCCTGACATGCACGACACAGCGATCGGGCAGGGTCGTGTCTGAGGCGGCCTCGACCTGGGTAACAGCAGGAACGGTCTGCAGGGCTTGCCGGATGGCCGAGAAGGAGCCTTCGATCTCCAGTTCATAACCGATGCCGCCCGCCAGTTCCGCCGTCAGTCGATCGGGGCTGTTCGTGGCGACAATTTCTCCTCGGTTGATGATGGCGACCCGATTACAGGTCATGCTGGCTTCGGGCAAAATGTGGGTCGAGAGGATGACGGTATGATCGCCTGCCAGACTTTTGATCAGCTTGCGAACTTCAATAATTTGTCGGGGATCAAGCCCCACCGTGGGTTCGTCCAGAATGATGGCGGGAGGATCGTGGACGATCGCCTGGGCAATGCCCACCCGTTGCCGGTATCCCTTGGAGAGTTTGCGAATCAAGACCTGGCGCTTGTCCAATAGGCCGCAACGCTGCAGGGCAGTTTCGACTCGCTGGGGGCGATCGCCCGCACTGACTCCCTTAAGTCGGGCGACAAAGTGCAGAAATCCTTCGACGCTCATCTCCAGATATAGGGGCGGAACTTCTGGCAAATAACCAATCCGCTGGCGCACTGCTAGAGACTGTTCATGGACGTCGTAACCGGCAATCCGGGCGGTGCCGCTACTGGCGGGTAGATAACCGGCCAGAATGCGCATGGTTGTGGTTTTGCCAGCTCCATTCGGACCCAAAAAACCGAGGATTTCCCCCCGTTCTACTGCAAAGGTGACATCCCGAATGGCTGTCGTTGAGCCGTAGATTTTGCTTAAATGTTCGACTTCGATCATTCCGAATCAGGGTATCGCACTCACCGGGATCTATCATATCGATCCCATGCCCCCTTGATGGGGAAATGGAACAGATGCTTGCGGTGGGAATGGTCTCTAATGCTTTTCAATGGACAAACGAAAGCCCCCAACCACCGGGTTGAGGGGTAATTCCTGAAGACAAAAATTTGCCTTACTGGTTCAACGTGAAATCTTGGGAATGGTTATTCTACGGCGTTGAGGGAGTGCTGGGGCTTAAAGGCTGGCTGGGGTTGGGAGACATAGGGGTGCTGCCTGGGTTCGGGATGGCTGGATTAGCACTTGGCTCAGACGATCGGCTCCCACCTTGGGGATTGCTGATATCTGAGGAATCTGGATACTGATTTGCGGGAACACTGCCAGGTAGTTGATTCCCGCTACCTGGGGTAAAGATATTGCCTCTCCCAGGGGTCATATCAGATCCGTTAGGAATCCGATTGCCAGTTCTGGGAGCATTACTGTCCTGGGTCAGGGCGCGATAGCGCTCGAGCGTAGACGGACCTAAGGCTAGGGCATTAATCCGGGATTGCAGTTTGGGGGGAATCATCACCCGATCGATAACCTGGATGACGCCATTACTGGCCTGAATATCTGGTTTGATTACAGAAGCATCATTAACCATGACCGTTGCGGTAGCGGAGGAATCTCCTGGCCGTATGGTCAGCATGGCACCGTTACTAGTCTTCAACTCACCAGTACGAATATCGGTGGCCATGTAAGACCGGGGGACGACGTGGTAAGACAAAAGTTGGAGCAGTAGGTCCCGATTTTCCGGCTGCACCAGGGCCTTGACCACACCTGCAGGGAGTTCAGCAAAGGCCTGATCGGTAGGAGCAAAGACAGTATAGGAGCCATTGCTGTCCAACATGGAGACAAAACCACCCGATTGTCCCTGATCAGCAACCGGTAAAAGGGCGTTCAGTATGGTGAACGAGTTGCTGCGCTTCAGGATCTGGGAAATGGTCTGCGGTTGATCAGAAACCGGCACCATGATTTCAGTCGTGTAATTGCGTTGAACTGGAGCATAGGGGGGCTCCTGGAAAATGGTGGGGTTGGGGTTCAACTGGGCTGAGACAGGTAGCCCCGCCCCCAGAGTTAGGCCAAGAATTCCGGCAAACCCTGTGATTGACTTGAACGAATACTTCATACCTTGCTCCTGCAACTGCATGGGAAGAACAGAAAAGTTTTGCATCACATCGTCAAGCTATCGAAAGTTGAGCGAGTCTTGCCTCCATCAATTGGAAGAAGGTCGGGATGCATGATTCGTCGAACGGCGTAGGCCGAGGGGATGAAAAATTGCCACCAAAAAACGGCCATCCTACTGGAAAGCCGTCTTCAATTCATCCTGGGTTGGGTCTGGTTGATTCCCTTACAGTTTTGCTTCCAGAGACTTCAGATATTCGGTATTGACACCGGACTCGCGAGTCAGAGAAACCTTGCCGGTACGGGCAATTTCCCGAATACCAAACTTGGTTAATACCTGAACGATCGCCACCATTTTGCCGGGATCGCCAACGACTTCCAGGGTCAAAGAATCTTCGGCGACATCCACCACCCGGGCTCGAAAAATTTGCGCCAGTTCCAGCACTTCAGACCGGGTTGCCGTGTTGGCGTTCACCTTCATCAGCATCAGTTCCCGCTCTACGCAGGGCACATTCGTCACGTCCTGGACCTTGAGCACGTTGATCAGTTTGTAGAGCTGCTTGGTGATCTGCTCAATGATGCGATCGTCTCCAGGGACAACCATGGTAATCCGTGAAATCCCCATTTGCTCAGCCGGTCCCACAGCCAGACTTTCGATGTTGAAACCACGGCGGGCAAACAGGCCAGCGATCCGGGTGAGCACCCCGGCCTCATCTTCTACCAGGACGGAAAGGGTGTGTTTCATGGCGATGTCAGCAATTCGGTTAAACTTCAATCTTATCTTGCTCTGGAGAGTCCACCAAGTCTCTGGACCAGGATTTTATCCATTCCAGAATTGCTTGGTTCACAGGCTCTGGACATTCATCATGGGGACAATGGCCACAGTCTTCCAGCTCAATCAGAGTTAAGCGTGGATTGTACTGGATGAATTGTTGGGGCCGGGCCAGGGGATAGGGGACCATCCGATCCTGTTTGCCCCAGATCAGTAAAATGGGGATGGTCAGGGTGGGCAGCAGGAGTCGGGCGCTGAGGCCCGGTTCTGGCAGACTCATTCCTTTGAAGATGGCTGCGAAAGCCCCAACCGCTCCCCGATCTTGAGCAGGACCGACCAGAATCTCCACCAGTTCATCGGTGACAGCCTCTGGATTGGCATAGGCGACACCAGCCCATTGCCGCACAAATCCGGGACGGCGAACGACGTAGAAAGCGGGCATCAGCAGGGCAGCCACAACTTTTTTGGTAAGCATGACCAGAGGACGCAGGGGGGCGGGCACCAGATCGGCCTCCAGATGCGGGTCAGGCAAACTCATCATAACAATACCCTGAACCATCTCTGGATGGGCGGCTGCTGCTGCCATGCAGACCAGAGAACCGATCGAATTCCCCACCAGGACGACGGGTTTTCTAATCAACGTTTGCCAGAAATCATAGATTTGGTCCACCCAGAGGCTGACGTTGTAGGTTGTGATCGGTTTCTCTGTGGCCCCAAAGCCCAGCATATCCAGAGCATAGACCGCATGGGACTGGCCTAATTCCGTAATGTTGTGACGCCAGTGACCGATCGAGGCCCCGAATCCATGCAGCAAAATGAGTGGGGGAGTCTCGATCGGGGTCTGGGGGTCGCGCAGAAAGGTGTAGCGGGTTTGCCAGCCACGCCAGACCCAATCCCGCTGGTTGCCGACCCGTTGTTGCCAGGGTAAACAAGGTTCTGTCTCTATCTTCATAGGGGATTCTGCTCAGCCCGCACCGTTTAACTCTATGATATAGACCGGGATATGACTCAAAAAATAGCCTTAGAGCTCTTCCCTTGGATTATCTTCTAACCTTGTTTCCTGCTCTGGAGGTACGGCAATGAGCACCACAGAACCTGCTAAACCCAGCAGCCGTAGAAGTCGGCCCAGAACGAGTCAGGTAACCCATGGAACTGAGACAGTCGATGTTTCCAGTACTCCTGTTGATCCGGCAGTTGCTGTCCCTGCGGAAACTCCGGTTGAGATTGAGACAGGCCAGCATCCTGATGCGGGTGAACCGATCGAAGTTCCCTATGAACCTGCTCCGCTGCCGTCCCTGCAGATGAAAGAGTCAGAGCCGCCAGTAGAGAAGGCGGGGGGGTTAGTCGCAGCACCACCCGCTCACCTCGCGACGACACCGCTGCCGGGGAATCGCCCGATTACCCCCAGCAAGCTACAATTTCGCTACTCCCGCGATTTGCCCCATCGTCCGGTGGCTATCAGTCCGACCCCAATTCGCCATTCTGAGACCCTACCCGGGAATCGCCCGGTCGGTCCGGGAGCGTTAAAGGAGTTCTATACCGGATCTTTGCCGGGGAATCGCCCGATCGTTCCGACGAACAAAAGTACGGAAACGGAAGAGATGATTGGTTATCTAGACTAATATCTGGATTAAGGTAAATTCCATGAACCAGCCATTTTTCCTGACTGTATTGAAAAGCCAAAAGTTAGCTGCGGCGATCTCCCTGGGGTTAATTGTGGCTGCCTGTAATCAGGCTCAGGAGCCATCCCCGACCTCTTCCGTTCCTACTCCCCTGGCTTCAGAACCATCCTCTGCCTCGCCTGGTGCTACTCCCCCAGCAGTTTCGTCGATGGTTAGCGCTGCCGCTGAACGGGAGGCAACGGTTTACATGGGCAGTATGGCCAGGGCGCAGCAAGCGTTTTATCTGGAACAAGCAAAATTTGCGGCGACGATTAAAGATTTGCTGGTGGGGATTCCTGAAGCTACAGAGAACTACCAGTACCAGATTGTGTCTGCTGCTCCCACCCAGGTCCAGATGACCGCCATCCCGAAAAAGGATGGCCTCAAGAGTTTTCTGGCTGCTGTTTTTATTGTGGGTAAAGGAGCGGAGGGTTTGCCCCAGGCGATTACCTGTGGGACGGATCAGCCTTCCAAAACCCCGCCAGGGATGCCTGCTGCTCCCAAGGCTGCGACTGAGGCCCTCAAGTGTCCAGCAGGGTCTTCGATCGCAAAGTAACGATCTGGGATCAAACACCAAAAATGTCGAGCTGCTCTGCTGGTTCCCCTACGGAATGACCCTGGTGGGTGGGTTTGGTCGATAAGCTGCCCTCCGATCGGCTTCCCTTCCGCAGGCCGACAGCAATTTTGGAATGTTTTTCAATCTGGCCCAGCACCTGTTTCGCCCGCTGAATTACAGCCGGGGGCAGGCCAGCCAGACGCCCCACTTCGATGCCGTAGGAGCGATCGGCCCCACCGGGACGAACCTGGTGCAGGAACACGATCCGATCAGGGAGTTCTTTGACCACCACCTGATAGTTGGCCACATTTGGCAAAATGGAGGCCAGTTCATTGAGCTCATGGTAATGGGTGGCAAAAATCGTGTAGGCTTTGATCTCTGTGGCCAGATGCTCGGCGACGGCCCAGGCGATCGACAACCCATCGAAGGTTGCGGTGCCTCGACCAATCTCGTCCAGGAGGACCAGGGATCGATCAGTGGCATGGTTCAGAATATTCGCCGTTTCATTCATCTCGACCATGAAGGTAGATTGACCCGTGGCCAGGTCATCCACGGCCCCGACGCGGGTAAAAATGCGATCGCAAATCCCCAGAATGGCTGCCTGGGCTGGGATGAAACTACCGATCTGGGCCATGAGCTGAATCAGCCCCACCTGCCGCAGGTAACAACTCTTGCCACTGGCGTTTGGTCCTGTCAGCACGATCAGGTCTGGGGTCAGGGTAGACCCATCGGCCTCGGTTCCCCAGGCTCCAGCTCCTAACTCCACCGAATTGGGGACGAAAAAACCAGCGGGTAAGGACTGTTCCACCACGGGATGCCGCCCTTCCAGAATTTGCACGGTTCGCTCAGGGGTGATGACGGGACGGCAGTAACCCTGGTAAATGGCTAACTCTGCCAGGCCACCCAGGACATCTGCGGCTGCGATCGATCGGGCCACCTGACGAATCTGTTCAGCCTGTTCTCCAGCTTGGGATCTCAACTCGACGAACAGATCGAATTCCATCTGGTGGGCGGCATTCTGGGCATTGAATACCTCCGTTTCCTTCTCTTTCAATGCTGGGGTGATGTAGCGCTCCTCATTCGTCAGGGTCTGTTTGCGAATGTAATCTGCCGGGGCTTTTTCCGACTTTCCCCGTGAAATGCTGATGTAATACCCAAAGGTCTTGTTGTAACTGACCTTTAAGGTTTGAATGCCAGTGCGCTGTTTTTCAGCCTCTTCCAGATCCCGAATCCACTGGATGTCATGGCTGATTTGGCGGCGGAGGCTGTCCAGCTCCAGGTTAACGCCTTCCCGAATCAGCCCGCCTTCAGTCAGGGTCACGGGTGGGCTATCCACTAGATGGCGATGTAATTTTCGACCTAACGCTTCCAGTCGAGGGGGAACCTGTTGCAGAGCTTGGAGGTAGGGGGATTGGGCCGATTCGACGATCTGAGCCAGTTCTGGCAGGCGGCTGAGGGAGTCTGCCAGGGCCACCAGATCGCGGGCACTGGCCGTCCCAGAACCAGTACGTCCGGCCAATCGTTCCAGATCATAAATTTGGCCCAGAAGTTGCTGCAGAGCCTGCCGCAATCCCCCGTGGTCAACCAGTTCCTGAATTGTTTCCTGGCGGGCCTGAATTTCATCAATGTCCAGCAAGGGTTGTAACAGCCAGCGACGGAGAGCCCGCCCCCCCATGGCTGTTGCGGTTCGGTCTAGGGCCCACAGAAGTGAGCCATGAAAGGTGCCATCCCGAACTGTTTGGGTGATTTCCAGGTTGCGCCGGGTCTGGTGGTCGATCGTCAGATAGTCCGTCAGGGTATAGGTGCGTGGGAGTTGAAGGGGGACGGACCGATCCTTCTGGGTGTCTTCCAGGTACTCCAGTAGCCCCCCCGCAGCTCGGATGGCCAGGGGCAAATGTTCGCATCCCAATCCTTCTAGCGATCGGACTCGAAAGGTTTCCAATAAACGCTGGCGAGCTTCTCCCTGGCTGAAGGGCAGTTGAGATCTCAGGGTGTAGCAAAATTGCACGGGGAGACAATCTGGCAGTTGTTCGGATGGTTCACCGGGGCGGAGTAACCCTATTAGGTCGGGCGCATGGGTAGGAAATAAAACTTCTGAAGGTTGTAACCGCATCAGTTCCTGGGTTAATTGTTCCAGGGGACTGGCTTGAGTCGTGAAAAACTCACCCGTGGAGATATCCGCATAGGCTAATCCCCAGTGGGGACCAGCGATCACCAGCGCTGCCAGAAAATTGTTGCGACGGGCAGTCAACATGCCCTCTTCCAGCACTGTGCCGGGGGTGATGACGCGGGTGACTTCCCTGCGGACGAGGCCCTGAGCCAGAGCCGGATCTTCCACCTGATCGCAGATGGCGATCGCATATCCCTTTTCAACGAGCAGGGTGCAGTAGCGTTCCAGGGCATGATGGGGGATGCCAGCCATAAAGGCCCGCCCCAGTTCCTTGCCAGACTCTTTCCCAGTTAAGACCAGTTCCAGCTCTCGGGCGATCGTCACCGCATCCTGAAAAAAGCTTTCAAAGAAATCTCCCACCCGGTAGAGCAGTAGGGCCTGGGGATAGCGGTCTTTCATCTCCACATAATGACGCATCATCGGCGTCAGGAGATCCCGATCGACCAGTCGGTGGTCAGCCATCCGATCTTTATTCTTAACCAGCCGCTCCGGAATGCCCTCCGTTGGATCTGGGGTTGCAGATGAGACATCAGCCATAGAAACAGAGCCTTACCAATCTCTTTCAGACTCTATCGCAACGGAACTCAGGACGCTGCCATTTCAGGGACATTCACTAAACTTTGAACGACCTGCCTAATTTCATTGATCGCCTGGAGCTGATAATCACCGGTTTCCTGGAATTGAGCCAGCATCCCATTAATCCCTTCCAGCCTTTGACGCAAATCAGTGGTATTGTCCTGGGCAGGCTGAAGTAAGTCCTGGTAGACGTTAACCCGACCTCCGATTTCAGCCACACTGCGGAGCTGACCTTTCAGATTCTCCTCCAGATGCTTCAAATGCTGGCGCTGACTGTCTTGATGGCTGCTTTGCTGGGCGATCGTATCCTGGAGTTGCTGAATCATGGTCTGGATTTGGCCGATCTCAGTTTCCAGATGTTGTAACCGTTCTGTTTGTTGCTGGCGCTGGGCTGCTACAACGGCCAGTACTGGTTCTAAATCAATCTGCAGTTCGGGACCGCCCTCAACCGCATAACCCTGGCGTCGTTGTAAGCCAGCTTGATACTGTTTTAATTCGGCTTCGATTTGCTTCAGCAGTTTGATCTGAGGGTCTAGCGTTTCCTTCAGCATCTCATAGCCTTCGCTTGCGTCATTCAGATCAGCCTGCAGACTGAGCCGATCGTATTCACTGGCCTGCTGGATCTGAGTTTTCAGATCTTCCACCTCTTGCTGCTTCGCTTCCAGCTCTTCCATCTGTTCACTGACCAGGGCAGACTTCTTTTCAAAGTCTTGGCGCATTTCTTCCACCTTTGCCTGCAACTGCTCTAGAGGCATATGCTCCAGTTCTTCATTCGTAACCGGCTCACCCGCTAGATGGCGAAGCTGTTGTTGCAAGGTATCCAGTTTCTGACGTTGGGACTCCAGGTGCTGGATTTGCTCTTGTAGAGCGGTGAACAATGTTTGTTGGGCTTTTAACTCGGAGCGGGCGTTTTCCAGACTATCCTGAGCCTGATGCCACTCCTGCCATTGTCGTTGCACTTCCTGAGTTTGTCGATCTAGCTCATCCTGCATCTGTTGGGTTGCAGCTCGATGCTGGCTTAACCGTTGCCAGTGGTCATCCAGAATGGTCTGCTGCCGACTGACCATTTCTAACCCATAGTTGACCTGCTCCCGGACCGACTCTGTCGGTGCCACGACTGAAGCAAGGCGGTTCAACGTATCTTGGATTCGCCGAGCTTGCTCATCATCCAGAGAAGATTTACCCTGCAGTTCAGATTTCAGCTCATCAAACCGGCGCTTCTCCCCTTCCAGATGAGCCCAGGCACCTTCCAGGTCCTGCTTCTGCCGTTCCATTTCTTCTCGCAGTCGAGAGGCTTCCTCCATGCCACTTTCGACTTGCTGACGCTGTTGGTCGAGCCGCTCA
This genomic stretch from Leptolyngbya sp. 'hensonii' harbors:
- a CDS encoding ABC transporter permease, producing the protein MRRMINSIVAIYQKELQSYFASPLAYGVAGIFWLLAGFFFLIVLRGAFALAVDSSLQGRPTDMPFIILQDFLGVMGFLSLFILPILSMGLYAEERKRGTLELLATSPIANWAVALGKLLGVTTFFFTLILPLMVYETIVLSASTPAFPMTTLITGHAGLMLMATGILSLGMFISSLTESTILAAILSFALVLFLWVLDGLSKGLTGPLGNLLGHLSLLRHYTNLVQGIVDSSSLILFASYILLGLFLTAQSIEALRFQRS
- a CDS encoding ABC transporter ATP-binding protein, which codes for MIEVEHLSKIYGSTTAIRDVTFAVERGEILGFLGPNGAGKTTTMRILAGYLPASSGTARIAGYDVHEQSLAVRQRIGYLPEVPPLYLEMSVEGFLHFVARLKGVSAGDRPQRVETALQRCGLLDKRQVLIRKLSKGYRQRVGIAQAIVHDPPAIILDEPTVGLDPRQIIEVRKLIKSLAGDHTVILSTHILPEASMTCNRVAIINRGEIVATNSPDRLTAELAGGIGYELEIEGSFSAIRQALQTVPAVTQVEAASDTTLPDRCVVHVRLENGQEMGRELAAAIVGANLGLYEMKRTRLSLEDVFLELTMAEQTLTESLASDNSDAYHDLSSAESTASIEEAT
- a CDS encoding fasciclin domain-containing protein, giving the protein MKYSFKSITGFAGILGLTLGAGLPVSAQLNPNPTIFQEPPYAPVQRNYTTEIMVPVSDQPQTISQILKRSNSFTILNALLPVADQGQSGGFVSMLDSNGSYTVFAPTDQAFAELPAGVVKALVQPENRDLLLQLLSYHVVPRSYMATDIRTGELKTSNGAMLTIRPGDSSATATVMVNDASVIKPDIQASNGVIQVIDRVMIPPKLQSRINALALGPSTLERYRALTQDSNAPRTGNRIPNGSDMTPGRGNIFTPGSGNQLPGSVPANQYPDSSDISNPQGGSRSSEPSANPAIPNPGSTPMSPNPSQPLSPSTPSTP
- the ilvN gene encoding acetolactate synthase small subunit produces the protein MKHTLSVLVEDEAGVLTRIAGLFARRGFNIESLAVGPAEQMGISRITMVVPGDDRIIEQITKQLYKLINVLKVQDVTNVPCVERELMLMKVNANTATRSEVLELAQIFRARVVDVAEDSLTLEVVGDPGKMVAIVQVLTKFGIREIARTGKVSLTRESGVNTEYLKSLEAKL
- a CDS encoding alpha/beta fold hydrolase, with product MKIETEPCLPWQQRVGNQRDWVWRGWQTRYTFLRDPQTPIETPPLILLHGFGASIGHWRHNITELGQSHAVYALDMLGFGATEKPITTYNVSLWVDQIYDFWQTLIRKPVVLVGNSIGSLVCMAAAAAHPEMVQGIVMMSLPDPHLEADLVPAPLRPLVMLTKKVVAALLMPAFYVVRRPGFVRQWAGVAYANPEAVTDELVEILVGPAQDRGAVGAFAAIFKGMSLPEPGLSARLLLPTLTIPILLIWGKQDRMVPYPLARPQQFIQYNPRLTLIELEDCGHCPHDECPEPVNQAILEWIKSWSRDLVDSPEQDKIEV
- a CDS encoding type IV pilin-like G/H family protein, which produces MNQPFFLTVLKSQKLAAAISLGLIVAACNQAQEPSPTSSVPTPLASEPSSASPGATPPAVSSMVSAAAEREATVYMGSMARAQQAFYLEQAKFAATIKDLLVGIPEATENYQYQIVSAAPTQVQMTAIPKKDGLKSFLAAVFIVGKGAEGLPQAITCGTDQPSKTPPGMPAAPKAATEALKCPAGSSIAK
- the mutS gene encoding DNA mismatch repair protein MutS, translated to MADVSSATPDPTEGIPERLVKNKDRMADHRLVDRDLLTPMMRHYVEMKDRYPQALLLYRVGDFFESFFQDAVTIARELELVLTGKESGKELGRAFMAGIPHHALERYCTLLVEKGYAIAICDQVEDPALAQGLVRREVTRVITPGTVLEEGMLTARRNNFLAALVIAGPHWGLAYADISTGEFFTTQASPLEQLTQELMRLQPSEVLFPTHAPDLIGLLRPGEPSEQLPDCLPVQFCYTLRSQLPFSQGEARQRLLETFRVRSLEGLGCEHLPLAIRAAGGLLEYLEDTQKDRSVPLQLPRTYTLTDYLTIDHQTRRNLEITQTVRDGTFHGSLLWALDRTATAMGGRALRRWLLQPLLDIDEIQARQETIQELVDHGGLRQALQQLLGQIYDLERLAGRTGSGTASARDLVALADSLSRLPELAQIVESAQSPYLQALQQVPPRLEALGRKLHRHLVDSPPVTLTEGGLIREGVNLELDSLRRQISHDIQWIRDLEEAEKQRTGIQTLKVSYNKTFGYYISISRGKSEKAPADYIRKQTLTNEERYITPALKEKETEVFNAQNAAHQMEFDLFVELRSQAGEQAEQIRQVARSIAAADVLGGLAELAIYQGYCRPVITPERTVQILEGRHPVVEQSLPAGFFVPNSVELGAGAWGTEADGSTLTPDLIVLTGPNASGKSCYLRQVGLIQLMAQIGSFIPAQAAILGICDRIFTRVGAVDDLATGQSTFMVEMNETANILNHATDRSLVLLDEIGRGTATFDGLSIAWAVAEHLATEIKAYTIFATHYHELNELASILPNVANYQVVVKELPDRIVFLHQVRPGGADRSYGIEVGRLAGLPPAVIQRAKQVLGQIEKHSKIAVGLRKGSRSEGSLSTKPTHQGHSVGEPAEQLDIFGV
- the hmpF gene encoding pilus motility taxis protein HmpF translates to MLYLAEVQKETAFVGKGKTKLKLLACQKSEQNWASVPGEEVVPSEEAANFNAGALVLADLTANKQVQRVQEAGRQLVSILQNFSRGQEKFKAQEEEIEQWKQSLTYQSQELNRREMEMEARVEELRQMEADFERLDQQRQQVESGMEEASRLREEMERQKQDLEGAWAHLEGEKRRFDELKSELQGKSSLDDEQARRIQDTLNRLASVVAPTESVREQVNYGLEMVSRQQTILDDHWQRLSQHRAATQQMQDELDRQTQEVQRQWQEWHQAQDSLENARSELKAQQTLFTALQEQIQHLESQRQKLDTLQQQLRHLAGEPVTNEELEHMPLEQLQAKVEEMRQDFEKKSALVSEQMEELEAKQQEVEDLKTQIQQASEYDRLSLQADLNDASEGYEMLKETLDPQIKLLKQIEAELKQYQAGLQRRQGYAVEGGPELQIDLEPVLAVVAAQRQQQTERLQHLETEIGQIQTMIQQLQDTIAQQSSHQDSQRQHLKHLEENLKGQLRSVAEIGGRVNVYQDLLQPAQDNTTDLRQRLEGINGMLAQFQETGDYQLQAINEIRQVVQSLVNVPEMAAS